One Ancylobacter novellus DSM 506 genomic window, GATGGTGAAGGTCGAGCCCCTGCCCGCCTCGCTCGCCACCGCGATGGTGCCGCCGAGCATGGCGACGAAGTGCTTGGTGATGGTGAGCCCCAGCCCGGTGCCGCCGAAATTGCGAGTGGTCGAAGAATCCGCCTGGGTGAAGGCCTGGAACAGCCGGCCCATCTGCTCCTCGGTCATGCCGATGCCGCTGTCGGAGACGTCGAAGCGTATGGCGCTGGAGCCGTCCGGCATGGCATCGCGCGAGATGCGCAGCGTCACCGTGCCTTCCTTGGTGAACTTAGCGGCGTTGCTGAGCAGGTTGATCAGGCTCTGCTTGAGCTTGGTGAGGTCGGTGCGCAGCGTGCCGATGTCGACCGGGCACTCGACCACGAGCTGGTTGGCGTTCTTCTGCATCATCGGCCCGACGATGGTCTTCACCTCGTCGACCATGCGGGTGAGGAACACCTGCTCCAGATAGACGTCCATCCGCCCCGCCTCGATCTTCGAGAGGTCGAGGATGTCGTTGATGAGGCCGAGCAGGTGCTTGCCCGCCGACTGGATCTTGTCGAGGTCGGCGACCATGGCGGTGTTGCCGTCGTCGGCGGCGTCCTCGGAGAGGATCTCGCTGTAGCCGATGATGGCGTTGAGCGGCGTGCGCAGCTCGTGGCTCATATTGGCGAGGAAGGCCGACTTCACCCGGCTGGCGGATTCTGCCGCCTCCTTGGCCTCGCGCAGCTGTTGTTCGGCGCGCACGCGGTCGCTGATGTCGACGAAGGAGCAGATCACCGCCTTCTCGCCGCGGAAGTCGAGCGGCACCTGCGAGACCATGGTCCAGCGCGTCGTGCCGTCCGGCCGGATGAACTGGAATTCCTTGCGCTCGCTCGACCGCGCATCGACGATGGCGACCAGCGCGTCGCCATTGGCCGGATCGTGCAGCACGTCGTCGAGCGGCTGGCCCAGCACCTCGTCCGCCTGCTTGCCGACCAGCTCGCAGAAGCTGGGATTGAGGTGCAGCACGGTGTGGTCGTCGGCATCGACGATGACGAGGCCGACCGGCGCCGCGGCATCGATGGCGCGGAAGCGCTCCTCGTCCTCGCGCAGCTTCATCTCCGCCTGCTTGCGCTCGGTGATGTCGGTGTAGATGGCGATGAAGCCGCCGCCCGGCACCGGGTCGCGCCGCACCTCGAGCACGGTGCCGTCCGGGCGGATGCGCTCGAAGCGGTGCGAGGTCTTGAGCTGCGCGATGCGTCGGGCCAGCGTCTGCTCAATGTCGACCTCGCCGAACTCGCCGCGCAAAGCGAGGTAGCGGATATAGTCCTCGAAGGTGTGCTCGCTGCCGAGGAACTCCTCCGGCATGTCGAGATATTCGCGGAAGAGCTGGTTCCACGTCACCAGACGGTGCTCGGCGTCGTACATGGCGACGCCCTGCGCCATGTTCTCCAGCGTCGCGCGCAGGAGCCGCGCCTCGCGGCTGCCGTCCACATCCTCCGGCATCTTCCCGTCCATCCGCGTCCCCTTGTTCTTGTCCGCCCTCAAGGCTCTAGCGTCAGCAGCAGCGCGGCGATGTCGTCGAAGGCCGGCAGCCCGGCCTCGAAGCCGCGCACCCTATCGGCGAGGCGGCGCAGCGGCCGCGTCTCGTCCGGTCCCAGCCCGGCGAGGAATTCGCCGACCCGCTCTTCGCCATAGAGCTCGCCGGCATGGTCCTGTGCCTCGGTCATGCCGTCGGTGACGACAAGCAGCCGGTCGCCGGCTTCGAGCGTCACCGAAGCGGCGCGGTAGGGGAATTCCTCCGCCACGCCGAGCGCCGGCCCGCCGGCGCCGGGCAGCCGCACCACGCTGCCCTCGCCATTGCGCAGATAGGGCGGCACATGGCCGGCCCGCACATAGGCGAGCGCGCCGGTCTCCACCTCCAGCGTCGCCACCAGCAGCGTCACGAACATGCAGGAGGCGTTGCCCTTGGCCAGCGCGTCGTTGACCAGCGCGGCCGCCCGCGCCGGATCGGCGAACAGTTCCTCCGCGTCCGGCCTTCCGGCCAGCGCGCGAAACATAGCGTGGGTACGTGCCATCATCAGCGCCGCCGCCGCGCCCTTGTCGGAGACGTCGCCGACGATCAGCGCCATGCGCGCCTCGCCCACGGGAAAATAGTCGACCAGGTCGCCGCCGACTTCCTTTGCCGGCTCCAGCAGCGCGTCGATGGCGAGCGAGCGCCCGGCAATCGCGCCGGCGAAGGGCGGCGGCACCAGCGAGAGCTGGAGCGTGCGCGCCTCGATGAGCTCGATCTGCTTGCGCTTCAGCTCGTCGCGGGTGCGGTCGCGGAGCGCCTTCTTCTCCAGCGTGGCGAGCACGCGGGCGCGCAGCAGCGTCGGGTTGAACGGCTTGAAGATGAAGTCGTCGGCGCCGAGCTCGATGCAGCGGACCACCGGCTCGATCTCGTTCAGTGCAGAGACGACGATGACCGGCAATTCGTTGATGCGCCCGTCCGCCCGCAGCCGGTCGAGCACGCCGAAGCCGTCGAGCTCGGGCATCATGATGTCGAGCAGCACGAGGTCGTAGGGCGTCTGGGCAATGGCGGCGAGCGCCTCGTTGCCGTCCGCCGCCTCGTCGAGATGGGAGAAGCCCAGCCGCGACAGGCGCCGCTTCAAGAGGTCCCGGTTCTCGGCGACATCGTCGACCACCAGAATCGCCGCGTTCTGGTCCGTCATGAAGCCTTGTCCACCGTTGCCCGACATGCCGCGCCCGAGACCGGGCAAGGGCGGAATATCCACACTATGCCCCCGCTCCGCAACGCCGAACCTTCGGGAAATGCCGACAAATATTGCATCGATCGCCCCTGCCGGAACGTCCGTCCCGCTGCCGTGTTGACGGCAGGCGCCCCGGAATTTCGAGGAAGGCCGATGTCCGTTTCCGACCCCGCCACGCTCGAG contains:
- a CDS encoding PP2C family protein-serine/threonine phosphatase: MTDQNAAILVVDDVAENRDLLKRRLSRLGFSHLDEAADGNEALAAIAQTPYDLVLLDIMMPELDGFGVLDRLRADGRINELPVIVVSALNEIEPVVRCIELGADDFIFKPFNPTLLRARVLATLEKKALRDRTRDELKRKQIELIEARTLQLSLVPPPFAGAIAGRSLAIDALLEPAKEVGGDLVDYFPVGEARMALIVGDVSDKGAAAALMMARTHAMFRALAGRPDAEELFADPARAAALVNDALAKGNASCMFVTLLVATLEVETGALAYVRAGHVPPYLRNGEGSVVRLPGAGGPALGVAEEFPYRAASVTLEAGDRLLVVTDGMTEAQDHAGELYGEERVGEFLAGLGPDETRPLRRLADRVRGFEAGLPAFDDIAALLLTLEP
- a CDS encoding response regulator; translation: MDGKMPEDVDGSREARLLRATLENMAQGVAMYDAEHRLVTWNQLFREYLDMPEEFLGSEHTFEDYIRYLALRGEFGEVDIEQTLARRIAQLKTSHRFERIRPDGTVLEVRRDPVPGGGFIAIYTDITERKQAEMKLREDEERFRAIDAAAPVGLVIVDADDHTVLHLNPSFCELVGKQADEVLGQPLDDVLHDPANGDALVAIVDARSSERKEFQFIRPDGTTRWTMVSQVPLDFRGEKAVICSFVDISDRVRAEQQLREAKEAAESASRVKSAFLANMSHELRTPLNAIIGYSEILSEDAADDGNTAMVADLDKIQSAGKHLLGLINDILDLSKIEAGRMDVYLEQVFLTRMVDEVKTIVGPMMQKNANQLVVECPVDIGTLRTDLTKLKQSLINLLSNAAKFTKEGTVTLRISRDAMPDGSSAIRFDVSDSGIGMTEEQMGRLFQAFTQADSSTTRNFGGTGLGLTITKHFVAMLGGTIAVASEAGRGSTFTIELPVDAKGLPAEAGEVGEVEIVDPGAPAQAGAITVLVVDDDPVVHEVLAATLGKEGYLLRHARDGGEALAIMRKEPPDIVTLDVMMPKIDGWSVLGIMKSEPELEHIPVIMLTIVDDRTLGYSLGASEYMTKPIDRQRLIALIHKFAPGHEDGTVLVVDDDPEVRALVRATIEDVGLAVAEAENGQAALDWLEEHHPPALVLLDLMMPVMDGFAFLEKVRAMAKFTELPIVVLTAKELTTSERDFLARNTLLILSKSAQPIGTLGSALAAIAGKGAIPGAAGSRALSDSRS